Within Xanthomonas oryzae pv. oryzae, the genomic segment AGGACATTGAAAGGCTGAGGCAGGCTCATGCGCAGGTTTCCGCAGTGCAAGGAGTGATGGAATTGAAGAGAGAGCCGCAGATCTCCGGATTTCCGGAGCAGCAATCCTCTGTGAGAAACGCAAGAAGCTGGCGCATGTCCTCGTAGCTCGCGGTGTACAGGACACGCCGCCCGTCGCGCCAGGAGCGCAGCAGGCTCGCGCGCTCCAGGGTCGCAAGGTGGAAGCTCATGCGCGTTGGCGGAATCGCAAGCGCTTCGGCGATTTCGCCCGATGGCATGCCATTGGGACCGGCGCGAACGAGCATCCGGAACGCGGCCAGGCGGTCGGAGTGTGCGAGGGCGGCGAGCGCTGAGACGGCGGACTCATCTTTCATTCGTCAATTCTACAAATATCCTTGTATAATGCAAGAATAGAGGGCAATTCGGCGTCGATCAGGTCATGCCTGGCCTCGAGGATCCAGGGCCGGCGCCCCTTATCGACGCCCGTTGAGAAAAAT encodes:
- a CDS encoding ArsR/SmtB family transcription factor, with product MKDESAVSALAALAHSDRLAAFRMLVRAGPNGMPSGEIAEALAIPPTRMSFHLATLERASLLRSWRDGRRVLYTASYEDMRQLLAFLTEDCCSGNPEICGSLFNSITPCTAETCA